In Oleiharenicola lentus, the following are encoded in one genomic region:
- a CDS encoding SDR family NAD(P)-dependent oxidoreductase, translating into MNSSEFPGIFSLKGELAVVTGGGTGIGQAIAQAMHAAGARVVLVGRREAELAAAVKTMGEGAAYAVHDITETAGTGALVQRITQEHGSITCLVNNAGRHLKKAAVDTTPQEFLDVINTHIIGAHELTRLVAPGMIERKHGSIIFTASMASLFGIPLVVAYASAKSAMLGMVRTLSTELSSHGIRVNAIAPGWIDTDMSRKAFAGDPARKNKIISRTPMAKLGDVSDVGWAAVYLASPAAKFVTGAVLPVDGGASMGF; encoded by the coding sequence ATGAATTCCTCCGAATTTCCCGGAATCTTTTCCCTCAAGGGTGAACTTGCGGTCGTGACCGGTGGCGGCACCGGCATCGGCCAGGCCATCGCGCAGGCCATGCACGCGGCCGGCGCCCGCGTCGTGCTCGTCGGTCGGCGCGAGGCCGAGCTGGCCGCTGCCGTCAAGACGATGGGCGAGGGTGCCGCCTACGCCGTGCATGATATCACGGAAACGGCCGGAACCGGGGCGCTCGTGCAGCGCATCACCCAGGAGCACGGTTCGATCACGTGCCTCGTCAACAACGCCGGCCGGCACCTCAAGAAGGCGGCCGTGGACACCACGCCGCAGGAGTTCCTCGACGTGATTAACACGCACATCATTGGCGCGCACGAGCTCACGCGGCTCGTCGCCCCCGGCATGATCGAGCGCAAGCACGGCTCGATCATCTTCACGGCCTCGATGGCCTCGCTCTTTGGCATCCCGCTCGTCGTGGCCTACGCCTCGGCCAAGTCCGCCATGCTCGGCATGGTGCGCACGCTTTCCACCGAGCTGTCTTCCCACGGTATCCGGGTGAACGCCATCGCCCCGGGCTGGATCGACACCGACATGTCGCGCAAGGCCTTCGCCGGCGATCCGGCGCGCAAGAACAAGATCATCAGCCGCACGCCCATGGCGAAACTCGGCGATGTCTCCGATGTCGGCTGGGCGGCGGTTTACCTGGCTTCGCCCGCCGCGAAATTCGTCACCGGCGCCGTGCTGCCGGTGGACGGCGGCGCGAGCATGGGTTTCTGA
- a CDS encoding homocysteine S-methyltransferase family protein: MNQPPLLEALATRRLVCDGAMGTQLFLAGLESGACGEAWNLTHPDRVLAIQRRYADAGADCIISNSFGGSRIMLRRHGHEAELAAINAAAVRITREAFGGRPGYVLGDIGPLGALLEPYGELTEAEARSALEEQATALVKAGADAIIIETQTGLEELGLAIDAAKAAGSSCIIASLAYDLSMDGTFYKTMMGVSPEQAAEFIQERGAHIAALNCGTGMDMKGAAMVGKLYRENCSLPVMVQPNAGLPVLENLKAVYKQLPADMAKDVPEVLATGISIIGSCCGSTPDHTRAIRGVVEAFNRPQ; encoded by the coding sequence ATGAACCAACCCCCGCTCCTTGAAGCCCTCGCGACCCGCCGCCTTGTGTGTGACGGGGCCATGGGCACGCAGCTCTTCCTCGCCGGCCTCGAATCGGGGGCCTGCGGCGAGGCGTGGAACCTCACGCATCCCGACCGCGTGCTCGCCATCCAGCGCCGCTACGCCGACGCCGGGGCGGACTGCATCATCTCCAATTCCTTCGGCGGCAGCCGCATCATGCTGCGGCGCCACGGCCACGAGGCGGAACTCGCGGCCATCAACGCCGCCGCCGTGCGCATCACGCGCGAGGCCTTCGGCGGACGCCCCGGCTATGTGCTCGGGGACATCGGTCCGCTCGGCGCGCTGCTCGAACCCTACGGCGAACTCACCGAGGCCGAGGCGCGCTCCGCGCTGGAGGAGCAGGCAACCGCGCTCGTGAAGGCCGGGGCCGACGCGATCATCATCGAGACCCAGACCGGCCTCGAGGAACTCGGGCTGGCCATCGACGCGGCGAAGGCCGCCGGCAGCTCCTGCATCATCGCCTCGCTGGCCTACGATCTCTCGATGGATGGCACGTTCTACAAGACCATGATGGGCGTCTCACCCGAGCAGGCCGCGGAATTCATCCAGGAACGCGGCGCCCACATCGCGGCGCTGAACTGCGGCACCGGTATGGACATGAAAGGCGCGGCCATGGTCGGGAAGCTCTACCGGGAAAACTGTTCGCTGCCTGTGATGGTGCAGCCCAACGCCGGCCTGCCCGTGCTCGAGAACCTCAAGGCGGTTTACAAGCAGCTCCCCGCCGACATGGCCAAGGACGTGCCCGAGGTGCTCGCCACCGGCATCTCCATCATCGGCTCCTGCTGCGGCAGCACGCCTGATCACACTCGGGCCATCCGTGGCGTGGTGGAGGCCTTCAATCGGCCCCAGTAA
- a CDS encoding amidohydrolase family protein, whose amino-acid sequence MSVIPQGTPGHPVWLHVGTLLDGSNAAPARDAHIVYDAAGIRFVGGNGQTPPAELLREGQTAPDVVAPDATLLPGLIDAHTHLFLEGGELDLDKRAAYLKQSPAELLASAMPRLEKLVRLGVAGVRDAGDKDGVGLALSRLCKSRAGPVSDRTLGQSETGPTLMPYLDSPGAAIHRRGRYGSFMGGALEEFASPADCVAARIAGGADRIKLIPTGIINFQKGAVTAEPQMTTAELREFAAAANGAGRQTLAHASGDAGIERVVEGGVDSVEHGFFMRDDQLERMRDRRIAWVPTFAPVQVQVDEAARYNWDASVTGNLQRILDAHAASLVKAHARGVIILAGSDAGSCGVAHGLGLLYELELMERAGLPAAAVIHAATGAAADRLAFGQKFGRIAPGWRSRFILTRHSPLETVRNMRRARTVVFDGRVFSTGEQFDGAGL is encoded by the coding sequence ATGAGCGTGATTCCCCAGGGCACTCCCGGTCACCCGGTTTGGCTGCACGTCGGCACCTTGCTCGACGGCTCGAACGCTGCGCCGGCGAGGGACGCGCATATTGTCTATGATGCGGCCGGCATCCGCTTTGTGGGGGGGAATGGCCAAACGCCACCGGCCGAACTTCTGCGTGAGGGGCAGACGGCTCCCGACGTCGTCGCGCCCGATGCGACGCTGCTTCCTGGCCTGATCGACGCGCATACGCATCTCTTCCTCGAGGGCGGCGAACTCGACCTCGACAAACGCGCGGCTTATCTGAAGCAGTCTCCGGCCGAACTCTTGGCCTCTGCCATGCCGCGCTTGGAAAAACTTGTGCGCCTCGGCGTTGCGGGTGTGCGCGATGCGGGCGACAAGGACGGTGTGGGCCTCGCGCTCAGCCGGCTGTGCAAAAGTCGCGCAGGTCCGGTCTCCGACCGGACGCTTGGCCAGTCGGAGACTGGCCCCACTTTGATGCCTTACCTCGACAGCCCGGGCGCCGCCATCCACCGGCGCGGCCGTTACGGCAGTTTCATGGGCGGGGCGTTGGAGGAGTTTGCCTCGCCGGCTGATTGTGTGGCGGCGCGAATCGCCGGCGGCGCCGACCGGATCAAACTGATCCCGACCGGGATCATCAATTTTCAGAAGGGCGCCGTGACCGCCGAGCCGCAGATGACGACCGCGGAGCTGCGCGAGTTCGCCGCCGCGGCCAACGGAGCCGGCCGCCAGACGCTGGCGCATGCCTCGGGCGACGCGGGCATCGAGCGCGTCGTCGAGGGAGGGGTGGACTCGGTCGAACACGGCTTCTTCATGCGCGACGACCAGCTGGAGCGCATGCGCGACCGCCGTATCGCGTGGGTGCCGACCTTCGCGCCCGTGCAGGTGCAGGTGGACGAAGCCGCCCGCTACAACTGGGACGCCAGTGTCACGGGCAACCTCCAGCGCATTCTCGACGCCCACGCCGCCAGCCTCGTGAAGGCGCACGCCCGCGGTGTGATCATCCTGGCCGGCAGCGACGCCGGCTCCTGCGGCGTGGCGCACGGCCTGGGCCTGCTCTACGAACTCGAACTGATGGAGCGCGCCGGCCTGCCCGCGGCAGCCGTCATCCACGCCGCCACCGGTGCCGCGGCTGACCGGCTGGCGTTCGGCCAAAAGTTCGGCCGCATCGCGCCCGGCTGGCGCAGCCGATTCATCCTGACGCGGCATTCGCCGCTCGAAACCGTGCGGAATATGCGCCGTGCCCGCACCGTGGTCTTCGACGGCCGGGTGTTCAGCACAGGCGAGCAATTCGACGGAGCCGGACTTTGA
- a CDS encoding dihydropteroate synthase, with product MPPRPLNIIGELINNSYARARTAFTERNPAAYAHLAKLQADLGVQYLTLNLDGTARISVRMEEMLELLPGVIRSIQAATDRPISFDNPSVEYHKVALRHYDRAKSGQPILNSVAASRTHLDELIRLVKDYDTKVVVMASEHFVPGGSAQCLNPQDAYAAAKHFVDRLVTEADRTNDQIIIDPGLAPVGADTYGLVNIGLDAMRMISTDPHLKGVHLIVGLSNFAWGTPKGVRELLECAYLTLGMEVGLDFALANPEKSPAPLPADHSMVAKLREALAAGRPLESESQETAGYRQAEAIMAICAEAAPAD from the coding sequence ATGCCCCCCCGTCCCCTCAACATCATCGGCGAGCTGATCAACAACTCCTACGCCCGCGCACGCACGGCCTTCACCGAGCGCAACCCCGCCGCCTACGCGCACCTCGCGAAGCTTCAGGCGGACCTGGGCGTGCAATACCTCACGCTCAACCTCGACGGCACCGCCCGCATCTCGGTGCGCATGGAGGAAATGCTTGAGCTGCTGCCGGGTGTCATCCGCTCCATCCAGGCCGCGACCGACCGGCCCATCAGCTTCGACAACCCATCCGTCGAATACCACAAGGTCGCGTTGCGGCACTACGACCGCGCCAAGAGCGGTCAGCCCATTCTCAACTCGGTCGCCGCGTCGCGCACGCACCTCGACGAGTTGATCCGGCTCGTGAAGGACTACGACACCAAGGTCGTCGTCATGGCCTCGGAACACTTCGTGCCCGGCGGGAGCGCCCAGTGCCTGAATCCGCAGGACGCCTACGCCGCCGCCAAGCATTTCGTGGACCGGCTCGTCACCGAGGCCGATCGCACGAACGACCAGATCATCATTGATCCCGGCCTCGCGCCAGTCGGCGCCGACACCTACGGGCTCGTCAACATCGGCCTCGATGCCATGCGGATGATCAGCACCGACCCGCACCTCAAGGGTGTTCACCTGATTGTCGGCCTATCGAACTTCGCCTGGGGCACGCCGAAGGGTGTACGCGAGCTGCTGGAGTGCGCCTACCTCACGCTCGGCATGGAGGTCGGCCTCGATTTCGCCCTCGCCAATCCTGAGAAGTCTCCCGCTCCGTTGCCCGCCGATCATTCGATGGTCGCCAAGCTCCGCGAGGCCCTCGCCGCCGGTCGTCCGCTCGAGAGCGAATCCCAAGAAACTGCCGGCTACCGCCAGGCCGAGGCCATCATGGCGATCTGTGCGGAGGCCGCGCCCGCCGACTAA
- a CDS encoding virulence factor has protein sequence MNQCIYEGKAKEVEQMTKDALAEGRHFKEVLEQGLIAGMSVVGEDFKHNILYVPEVLISARAMKAGMAVLKPLLSAHGPDTSSTGRLLMGTVRGDLHDIGKNLVCMMAEGAGFVVKDIGVDQSVEKFQAAADEFKPDIIGMSALLTTTMTYMKTVIDGCDKPPYDHIKMAIGGAPISQMFADEIGADGYGADASSAVDLFLYLVGKGPAPKAALRAGVKPTASAIAAARPANNVVKYQILYWKDLPSSVKVWDDFGEVKMDLPAKFAERIDATAQKLGLTSGDAYTAELHWGEEQSRPGTPEDVAKAIVKELDSTA, from the coding sequence ATGAACCAGTGCATCTACGAGGGCAAAGCCAAGGAAGTCGAACAGATGACCAAGGACGCCCTGGCCGAAGGCCGCCACTTCAAGGAGGTCCTCGAACAGGGCCTCATTGCCGGCATGTCGGTCGTCGGCGAGGATTTTAAGCACAACATTCTCTACGTGCCCGAGGTGCTCATCTCGGCCCGTGCGATGAAGGCCGGCATGGCGGTGCTCAAGCCGCTGCTCTCCGCGCACGGCCCCGACACCTCGTCCACCGGCCGCCTGCTCATGGGCACGGTGCGCGGCGACCTCCACGACATTGGCAAGAACCTCGTCTGCATGATGGCCGAGGGCGCCGGTTTCGTCGTGAAGGACATCGGCGTGGACCAGAGCGTGGAAAAATTCCAGGCCGCGGCCGACGAGTTCAAGCCGGACATCATCGGCATGAGCGCGCTGCTCACCACCACGATGACCTACATGAAGACCGTCATCGACGGTTGCGACAAGCCGCCCTACGACCACATCAAGATGGCCATCGGCGGTGCGCCGATCAGCCAGATGTTCGCCGACGAGATCGGCGCCGACGGTTACGGCGCCGACGCCTCGTCCGCGGTGGACCTGTTCCTCTATCTCGTGGGCAAGGGCCCCGCGCCCAAGGCCGCTTTGCGCGCGGGCGTGAAACCCACCGCGAGCGCCATCGCCGCCGCGCGCCCGGCCAACAACGTCGTCAAATACCAGATCCTCTATTGGAAGGACCTGCCTTCCTCCGTGAAGGTCTGGGATGACTTCGGCGAGGTGAAGATGGATCTGCCCGCGAAGTTCGCCGAACGCATCGACGCCACCGCGCAGAAACTCGGACTCACCTCCGGCGACGCCTACACGGCCGAACTCCATTGGGGCGAGGAGCAGTCGCGCCCCGGCACCCCCGAGGACGTCGCCAAGGCGATCGTGAAGGAGCTCGATAGCACCGCCTAA
- a CDS encoding uroporphyrinogen decarboxylase family protein: MTPAQWDTFKRAAHGEKLSKIPMAMIIDSPWIPGYVGVKHMDFFLDPQLWFQSHLKIHKEFPDIIFVPGWWLEYGMAAEPSVLGSKIKFWQDNTPSEYHMLFNIEDVDKLPEYEVEADAFMAMTLHRLRMQRQQVLDTGEIWTMATARGPMCTAGFARNTSDFMIDLVEKPEWAHKLLDLSTRIIIDWLKAQCKAMGPTVEGIFLLDDIVGFVNEEHYQEFCHPYLKRICDAFPKDWVKLYHNDASIEACLEHLPDAGFNMLNWGKQTDIADVKARIGDRMCLMGNVNPLEVGVRGTVAEVRAATLDVLEKGAKDGRNMVLSVGGGTSPGMPRENIVAMKAALDEFNKAHFGSA, from the coding sequence ATGACGCCCGCCCAATGGGACACTTTCAAACGCGCCGCCCACGGCGAGAAGCTCTCCAAAATTCCGATGGCCATGATCATCGACAGCCCCTGGATCCCGGGCTACGTCGGCGTGAAGCACATGGACTTCTTCCTTGATCCGCAGCTGTGGTTCCAGTCGCACCTGAAGATCCATAAGGAATTCCCCGACATCATCTTTGTGCCCGGCTGGTGGCTCGAATACGGTATGGCTGCCGAGCCGTCCGTGCTCGGTTCCAAGATCAAGTTTTGGCAGGACAACACGCCGAGCGAATACCACATGCTCTTCAACATCGAGGACGTGGACAAGCTGCCCGAGTATGAGGTCGAGGCCGACGCCTTCATGGCGATGACGCTCCACCGCCTGCGCATGCAGCGTCAGCAGGTGCTCGACACCGGTGAGATCTGGACGATGGCCACCGCGCGCGGCCCGATGTGCACCGCCGGCTTCGCCCGCAACACCAGCGACTTCATGATCGATCTCGTCGAGAAACCCGAATGGGCCCACAAGCTCCTCGACCTCTCGACCCGCATCATCATCGACTGGCTCAAGGCCCAGTGCAAAGCGATGGGCCCGACCGTCGAGGGCATATTCCTTCTCGATGACATCGTGGGCTTCGTGAACGAGGAGCACTATCAGGAATTCTGTCATCCCTACCTGAAGCGCATCTGCGACGCCTTCCCGAAAGACTGGGTGAAACTCTACCACAACGACGCCTCCATCGAGGCCTGCCTCGAACACCTGCCCGACGCCGGTTTCAACATGCTCAACTGGGGCAAACAGACCGACATCGCCGACGTGAAGGCGCGCATCGGCGACCGGATGTGTCTCATGGGCAACGTCAATCCCCTCGAAGTCGGCGTGCGCGGCACCGTCGCCGAGGTTCGCGCCGCCACGCTCGACGTGCTCGAAAAAGGCGCGAAGGACGGCCGGAACATGGTGCTCTCCGTCGGTGGCGGCACCAGCCCCGGCATGCCCCGCGAGAACATCGTGGCGATGAAGGCCGCACTCGACGAATTCAACAAAGCCCACTTCGGCAGCGCGTAA
- a CDS encoding ASKHA domain-containing protein: MSVELHFNSLVTPAEPGTSLFTYGEKLGIPVPTSCNKQGKCKECVIEVAEGMDCLSKPGPEEKHLKGNFRLSCCTRVTAEQGTVRCHTMRRGTMKIEKHAFELPTGPRTWQLDPAVTRDGDRILLDGVEIDRGTGPLHGLAIDLGTTTVVIRLLNLETGEVVADSSFENPQRFGGSDVMARIQYDTEDRTKTLQRTLTGYLSRAITEFPVDPRSIYEVIIAGNSTMRDMFFRLSVYSIGQSPYQSLTELEIAEGKRTTTSLSNTARRLGLPIHPKARIYGLPIISGHVGADAAACMLAVDLAHEEHLVAVMDIGTNTELIVGNKHKVLAASCPAGPAFEGGQITFGMPGLPGAIEKVAIQDDGRVETRVIGDVPPEGICGSGLVDLLAELLRTGRMNALGRFEDGSHEFVVTSAGDRPVTFSEADINALAQAKGANVAGLQIAFAEYGLDYSQLDVFYLAGGFGRHLGLESSKRIGLIPNLPAEKIVQVGNASVEGACIALLSRTKRAELEALVKRVQHCRLETHPGFFDYFVEGCQFAPVGGAEVSET; encoded by the coding sequence ATGAGCGTCGAGCTCCACTTCAACTCGCTCGTCACCCCGGCCGAGCCGGGCACCTCGCTGTTCACTTACGGTGAGAAGCTCGGCATTCCCGTGCCGACCTCGTGCAACAAGCAGGGCAAGTGCAAGGAGTGCGTCATCGAGGTGGCTGAGGGCATGGACTGCCTGTCGAAGCCCGGTCCCGAGGAAAAGCACTTGAAGGGTAATTTCCGTCTCTCCTGCTGCACCCGCGTCACGGCGGAGCAGGGGACCGTGCGCTGCCACACCATGCGTCGCGGCACGATGAAGATCGAGAAGCACGCCTTTGAGCTGCCCACCGGTCCACGCACCTGGCAGCTCGATCCCGCCGTCACGCGTGACGGCGACCGCATCCTCCTCGACGGCGTCGAGATCGACCGCGGCACCGGGCCGCTGCACGGCCTCGCCATCGATCTTGGCACCACGACCGTCGTCATTCGGTTGCTCAATCTCGAGACCGGTGAGGTCGTCGCCGATTCGTCGTTTGAAAATCCGCAGCGCTTCGGCGGTTCCGACGTGATGGCGCGCATCCAATACGACACGGAGGACCGCACCAAGACGCTCCAACGCACGCTCACCGGCTACCTGAGCCGCGCGATCACGGAGTTTCCGGTCGATCCGCGCTCGATCTACGAGGTCATCATCGCCGGCAACTCGACGATGCGGGACATGTTTTTCCGGCTCTCGGTCTATTCCATCGGACAGAGTCCCTACCAGTCCCTTACCGAACTGGAGATTGCCGAGGGCAAGCGCACGACGACCAGCCTCAGTAACACCGCGCGCCGGCTCGGCCTGCCGATTCATCCGAAGGCGCGCATCTACGGCCTGCCCATCATCAGCGGCCATGTGGGCGCTGACGCTGCGGCTTGCATGCTCGCCGTGGACCTCGCGCACGAGGAGCACCTCGTGGCCGTGATGGACATCGGCACCAACACCGAGCTCATCGTCGGCAACAAGCACAAGGTCCTCGCCGCCTCCTGCCCCGCCGGTCCCGCCTTCGAGGGCGGTCAAATCACCTTCGGCATGCCGGGCTTGCCTGGGGCCATCGAGAAAGTGGCCATCCAAGACGACGGCCGCGTCGAGACGCGCGTCATCGGCGACGTGCCGCCCGAGGGCATCTGCGGGTCCGGCCTGGTGGACTTGCTGGCCGAGTTGCTGCGCACGGGCCGCATGAACGCGCTCGGCCGCTTCGAGGACGGTTCGCACGAGTTTGTCGTGACGTCCGCCGGCGACCGCCCCGTGACTTTCAGCGAGGCTGACATCAACGCGCTCGCCCAGGCCAAGGGCGCCAACGTCGCCGGCCTGCAGATTGCCTTTGCCGAATATGGCCTCGATTACTCGCAACTCGACGTCTTCTACCTCGCTGGCGGTTTCGGCCGTCACCTCGGACTCGAATCCTCCAAGCGCATCGGTCTCATTCCGAACCTGCCCGCGGAGAAAATTGTGCAGGTCGGCAACGCTTCCGTCGAAGGCGCGTGCATCGCGCTGCTTTCGCGCACGAAGCGCGCGGAGCTGGAGGCGCTCGTGAAGCGGGTGCAGCATTGCCGGCTGGAGACGCATCCGGGCTTTTTCGATTATTTCGTCGAGGGCTGCCAGTTCGCCCCGGTCGGTGGTGCGGAGGTTTCGGAAACCTGA
- a CDS encoding mannonate dehydratase, which translates to MKLGLGLYRHMLTPENFAFAKQAGATHIVAHLVDYFCGGAGHSATDDQPLGTDWGWGLAGDPDKLWPLDELTTIRRNVEAAGLKLEAIENFDPAHWGDILLDGPKRAQHIENVKTIIRRLGEAGIPIMGYNFSIAGVAGRTKGNYARGDAPSVGMEGAYDLPMPNGLVWNMVVDPTAPSRPTGNIPAATHEQLWDRYKRFLDEIVPVAEKAGVRLALHPDDPPMPFIRGQPRLVYQPSLYQKVVDLNPSPVNQFEFCVGSLAEMTEGDIYDVVDNYSRQNRLGYVHLRNVRDKVPHYKETFIDDGEVDVLRVLAILKKNGFEGVIIPDHAPQMSCAAPWHAGMAYALGFLKAGIMSLEGKR; encoded by the coding sequence ATGAAGCTCGGTCTCGGTCTTTACCGCCACATGCTTACGCCGGAGAACTTCGCCTTTGCGAAGCAGGCCGGTGCCACGCACATCGTCGCGCATCTCGTGGACTATTTCTGCGGGGGCGCCGGTCACTCCGCCACGGACGACCAGCCGCTGGGCACCGACTGGGGTTGGGGGCTCGCGGGCGATCCTGACAAACTCTGGCCGCTCGACGAACTCACGACCATCCGCCGCAATGTCGAGGCCGCTGGCCTCAAGCTGGAGGCGATCGAGAACTTCGATCCGGCCCACTGGGGCGACATCTTGTTGGACGGCCCGAAGCGCGCGCAGCACATCGAGAACGTGAAGACGATCATCCGCCGACTGGGCGAGGCGGGCATCCCGATCATGGGTTACAATTTCTCCATCGCGGGCGTGGCCGGCCGCACCAAGGGCAACTACGCGCGCGGCGACGCCCCGTCCGTCGGCATGGAGGGCGCCTACGACCTGCCGATGCCCAACGGCCTCGTCTGGAACATGGTCGTGGATCCCACCGCGCCCTCGCGGCCGACCGGTAACATCCCGGCGGCCACACACGAGCAGCTGTGGGACCGCTACAAGCGCTTCCTCGACGAGATCGTGCCCGTGGCGGAAAAGGCCGGCGTGCGCCTCGCGCTTCATCCCGACGATCCGCCGATGCCTTTCATTCGCGGCCAGCCGCGACTGGTTTACCAGCCGTCGCTCTACCAGAAGGTCGTGGACCTCAACCCGAGCCCGGTGAACCAGTTTGAGTTCTGCGTCGGCTCGCTCGCCGAGATGACGGAGGGCGACATCTACGACGTGGTGGACAACTACTCGCGGCAAAACCGCCTTGGCTACGTCCACCTGCGCAACGTTCGCGACAAGGTCCCGCACTACAAGGAGACCTTCATTGACGACGGCGAAGTGGATGTGCTCCGTGTGCTCGCGATCCTGAAGAAGAATGGCTTCGAGGGCGTGATCATCCCCGACCACGCGCCGCAGATGAGCTGCGCCGCCCCCTGGCACGCCGGTATGGCCTACGCGCTGGGTTTTTTGAAGGCCGGGATCATGAGTTTGGAGGGGAAGCGGTGA
- a CDS encoding LacI family DNA-binding transcriptional regulator has product MNVRYIAKLAGVSPSAVSLALRDSPRISAKTKALVLKFARETGYAPDARIADLMRHLRKPRDVRPQACFGVISFYDTLRPWERSRHLGKIYEGMQARAGELGYRVEPLWLRAPGMTHRRFDEILVARGIDGLLCFGSPDFGEEFPDELGKHAIVTVGLSIRTPLHRVTSHFYNDTLHALERVHALGYKRPGLVLGAYEDTRSAYAHSAAYLGWCEHVLGPGAALPILRLQGLEEPPFTEWLVRQKPDVLIFVHLPEMIARLRAVLKRLQVGVPKRLGVVVLSHEVKGSGFSGLQQNQRLMGAWAVELLAARIVNHDLGIPATPRTEMVESEWIEGDSLQKQATSLNR; this is encoded by the coding sequence ATGAACGTCCGCTACATCGCCAAGCTCGCCGGCGTGTCCCCCTCGGCCGTGTCGCTCGCGTTGCGCGACAGCCCGCGCATTTCGGCCAAGACCAAGGCGCTGGTGCTGAAGTTCGCACGTGAGACCGGTTATGCGCCCGATGCGCGGATCGCGGATCTCATGCGCCACCTGCGGAAACCGCGCGACGTGCGTCCGCAGGCCTGCTTCGGCGTGATCTCGTTCTACGACACCCTGCGGCCGTGGGAGCGTTCGCGGCACCTCGGCAAGATCTACGAGGGCATGCAGGCCCGCGCCGGCGAACTCGGCTACCGTGTCGAGCCGCTCTGGCTGCGCGCCCCGGGCATGACGCACCGCCGGTTCGACGAAATACTCGTCGCCCGCGGCATCGACGGGCTGCTCTGTTTCGGCAGCCCGGACTTCGGCGAGGAGTTTCCTGACGAGTTGGGGAAACACGCTATCGTCACCGTCGGACTGAGCATCCGCACGCCCCTGCACCGCGTGACCAGCCATTTTTACAACGACACGCTGCACGCCTTGGAGCGCGTGCATGCGCTCGGTTACAAGCGTCCGGGTCTCGTGCTCGGCGCGTACGAGGACACGCGCAGCGCCTACGCCCACAGCGCAGCCTACCTCGGCTGGTGCGAGCATGTGCTGGGTCCCGGCGCCGCGCTGCCGATCCTGCGCTTGCAGGGGCTGGAGGAGCCACCCTTCACCGAATGGCTCGTGCGGCAAAAGCCCGACGTGCTGATTTTCGTGCACCTGCCCGAGATGATCGCCCGGTTGCGCGCCGTGCTGAAGCGCCTCCAGGTCGGCGTGCCCAAGCGCCTCGGCGTCGTCGTGCTCAGCCACGAGGTGAAGGGTTCGGGCTTCAGCGGCCTCCAGCAGAACCAGCGCCTCATGGGCGCCTGGGCCGTCGAACTCCTCGCCGCCCGCATCGTCAACCACGACCTCGGCATCCCTGCCACCCCCCGCACGGAGATGGTGGAAAGCGAGTGGATCGAAGGGGACTCGTTGCAGAAGCAGGCCACATCGCTCAACCGTTGA